One window of Phalacrocorax carbo chromosome 1, bPhaCar2.1, whole genome shotgun sequence genomic DNA carries:
- the HYAL4 gene encoding LOW QUALITY PROTEIN: hyaluronidase-4 (The sequence of the model RefSeq protein was modified relative to this genomic sequence to represent the inferred CDS: inserted 5 bases in 5 codons; deleted 2 bases in 1 codon; substituted 4 bases at 4 genomic stop codons), producing the protein MKPVQPPDCERKPFIAAWNXPTDLCSLRYDVVLNLEIFHLIGSLLAKPRRQNVTIFYFNRLGYXPWYTSQEVPVNCGLFQNFSLQTHLLKKAGHDISYHTPXFSILAVIDWEYWRPHWACNWDAKDIYRRKHRELTTKMERNISAKYVEHLARLSFEESAKAFMKETIALGMKSRAEGLWGYYLYPDCHNYNFRDQNYAGSCPECEVLRNNELSWLWDSSAALYPSIXIKKSLGNSQNILHFSQFRVNESLRISSMTSQDYALLIFLHTXLGYRDEPLLFVFMQHLINTVGESALGAAGIVIWXHMNLTSSESKHIKVQNFVESELGPYLITVTEAAEVCXRHLGQDNGQYVXRTSRPSTYLPKSFWIDVLEDQGFTVRGKASNEDLEIMAETVVCHCXAGYEESNCVEVTVADDHPGSSADSVPPRRSAVICLLPLPLTGLL; encoded by the exons ATGAAACCTGTCCAGCCACCGGATTGTGAGAGGAAACCTTTCATAGCTGCCTGGA GACCAACAGACCTGTGCTCCCTGAGGTATGACGTCGTACTGAACCTGGAAATATTCCATCTCATTGGAAGCCTATTAGCTAAACCAAGAAGGCAGAATGTgaccatattttattttaataggctTGGCTATTAACCTTGGTACACATCACAGGAAGTCCCTGTTAATTGTGGCTTATTCCAGAACTTCAGCTTGCAAACTCATCTGCTT AAAAAAGCTGGCCATGACATTAGCTATCACACCC GCTTCAGTATATTAGCTGTCATAGACTGGGAATACTGGAGGCCTCACTGGGCCTGCAACTGGGATGCAAAAGATATCTACAGAAGAAAGCATAGGGAACTCACAACCAAAATGGAAAGgaatatttcagcaaaatatgTTGAACATTTAGCCAGACTTTCCTTTGAAGAAAGTGCAAAAGCTTTTATGAAGGAAACAATTGCATTAGGCatgaaaagcagagcagaaggcCTTTGGGGATACTATTTATACCCTGACTGTCACAATTACAATTTCCGTGATCAGAACTATGCTGGTTCCTGCCCAGAGTGTGAAGTTTTGAGGAACAATGAACTTTCCTGGCTCTGGGATAGCAGTGCAGCCCTGTATCCTTCCA GCATTAAGAAATCCCTTGGAAACAGTCAAAACATTTTGCACTTTTCCCAGTTTAGGGTGAATGAATCCCTAAGGATTTCCTCCATGACATCCCAAGATTATGCTTTGCTCATATTTCTGCATACTTAACTAGGTTATAGAGATGAACCTTTATTATTTGTCTTTATG CAACATCTTATTAACACTGTTGGAGAGAGtgctctgggagctgcaggcatTGTTATTTGGTGACATATGAATTTAACTTCTTCAGAG AGTAAACACATAAAAGTACAAAATTTTGTTGAATCAGAATTAGGGCCCTACCTGATCACTGtcacagaagcagctgaagttT CTAGGCATCTTGGTCAGGACAATGGACAATATGTGTGAAGAACCTCAAGACCCTCAACATATCTGCCTAAGAGCTTCTGGATAGATGTGTTGGAGGACCAAGGATTTACTGTGAGAGGAAAAGCATCAAATGAAGACCTGGAAATAATGGCAGAGACAGTTGTCTGCCACT TAGCAGGTTATGAAGAAAGTAACTGTGTGGAAGTTACAGTTGCTGATGACCAcccagggagctctgcagacTCTGTCCCACCCAGAAGATCTGCAGTGATCTGCCTGCTTCCTTTGCCTTTGACAGGTCTTTTATAA